In Streptantibioticus cattleyicolor NRRL 8057 = DSM 46488, a genomic segment contains:
- the msrA gene encoding peptide-methionine (S)-S-oxide reductase MsrA, protein MFFARHKTQLPTAEEALPGRDRPAFTVTDRHTVLGHPLLGPYPDGLEVADFGLGCFWGAERRFWQTPGVWTTLVGYQGGHTPNPTYEEVCTGLTGHTEAVRVVFDPAEVSYEQLLKVFWESHDPTQGFRQGNDVGTQYRSAIYTHSPAQSAAATASRDAYQRVLTAAGHGPITTEIAPAAPFHPAEDHHQQYLDKNPAGYCGIGGTGVSCPVGVARAEG, encoded by the coding sequence ATGTTCTTCGCCCGTCACAAGACGCAGCTGCCCACCGCCGAGGAGGCGCTGCCCGGCCGCGACCGTCCCGCCTTCACCGTCACCGACCGCCACACCGTCCTCGGCCACCCACTGCTCGGCCCCTACCCCGACGGCCTGGAGGTGGCCGACTTCGGCCTCGGCTGCTTCTGGGGTGCCGAGCGGCGCTTCTGGCAGACCCCGGGGGTGTGGACCACCCTCGTCGGCTACCAGGGCGGCCACACCCCCAACCCGACGTACGAGGAGGTGTGCACCGGGCTGACCGGCCACACCGAGGCCGTCCGCGTCGTCTTCGACCCGGCCGAGGTCTCCTACGAGCAGCTCCTGAAGGTCTTCTGGGAGTCCCACGACCCCACCCAGGGCTTCCGCCAGGGCAACGACGTCGGCACCCAGTACCGCTCCGCGATCTACACCCACTCCCCCGCCCAGTCCGCCGCCGCCACCGCCTCCCGCGACGCCTACCAGCGCGTCCTCACCGCCGCTGGCCACGGCCCCATCACCACCGAGATCGCCCCTGCCGCCCCCTTCCACCCCGCCGAGGACCACCACCAGCAGTACCTCGACAAGAACCCGGCGGGCTACTGCGGCATCGGAGGCACGGGCGTGAGCTGCCCGGTGGGGGTGGCCCGGGCGGAGGGGTGA